A single region of the Vibrio cyclitrophicus genome encodes:
- the aspS gene encoding aspartate--tRNA ligase, with translation MRTHYCGNLNKSLAGQTVELCGWVNRRRDLGGLIFIDMRDREGVVQVVVDPDMKDIFPIANQLRNEFCIKFTGEVRVRPDSQVNKDMATGEVELYATGLEIINRSEALPLDFNQTNSEEQRLKYRYIDLRRPEMSDRIKLRARASSFVRRFLDENLFLDIETPVLTKATPEGARDYLVPSRVHKGSFYALPQSPQLFKQLLMMSGFDRYYQIVKCFRDEDLRADRQPEFTQIDIETSFLSSQEVRNITEKLVHDMWKELLDVELGQFPVMPFSEAIRRFGSDKPDLRNPLELVDVADLLKDVEFKVFSGPANDEKGRVAVIRVPGGAKLTRKQIDGYAEHVGIYGAKGLAWMKVNDRAAGMEGIQSPVAKFLNEDVINGLLERTQAESGDIILFGADKANIVAEAMGALRIKLGDDLELTDKKAWAPLWVIDFPMFEEDGEGNLHAMHHPFTSPLGVSAEELKANPAAANSDAYDMVINGYEVGGGSVRIHSAEMQTAVFGILGIEAKEQQEKFGFLLEALKYGTPPHAGLAFGLDRLAMLLCGTENIRDVIAFPKTTAAACLLTDAPSLANPASLEELAIAVNLAKKED, from the coding sequence ATGCGTACCCATTACTGTGGTAACCTGAACAAGTCCCTGGCGGGACAAACTGTAGAATTGTGCGGCTGGGTAAACCGTCGCCGTGATTTAGGCGGTCTTATCTTTATCGATATGCGAGATCGTGAAGGCGTCGTTCAGGTTGTTGTCGATCCAGATATGAAAGATATCTTCCCGATCGCTAACCAACTGCGTAATGAATTCTGTATCAAATTTACTGGTGAAGTACGTGTTCGTCCTGACAGCCAAGTAAATAAAGATATGGCGACGGGTGAAGTTGAACTTTACGCAACTGGCCTTGAGATCATCAACCGTTCAGAAGCGCTTCCACTGGATTTCAACCAAACGAACTCTGAAGAACAGCGTCTTAAGTACCGTTACATCGATCTTCGTCGTCCAGAAATGAGCGATCGTATTAAGCTTCGTGCACGTGCTTCTAGCTTCGTTCGTCGTTTCCTAGACGAGAACCTATTCCTAGATATCGAAACACCAGTACTAACTAAAGCGACACCTGAAGGCGCTCGTGACTACCTAGTACCAAGCCGTGTTCATAAAGGTAGCTTCTACGCACTTCCTCAATCTCCTCAGCTGTTCAAGCAACTGCTGATGATGTCTGGTTTTGACCGTTACTACCAAATCGTTAAATGTTTCCGTGATGAAGATTTACGTGCTGACCGTCAGCCTGAATTTACTCAGATCGATATCGAAACATCATTCCTGTCTTCTCAAGAAGTACGTAACATCACTGAAAAGCTCGTTCACGATATGTGGAAAGAGCTTCTAGATGTTGAACTGGGTCAATTCCCAGTAATGCCATTCTCTGAAGCGATTCGTCGTTTCGGTTCTGATAAGCCAGATCTACGTAACCCACTAGAACTAGTAGACGTTGCTGACTTACTGAAAGATGTTGAGTTCAAAGTATTCTCTGGCCCTGCGAACGACGAAAAAGGTCGCGTAGCAGTAATCCGTGTACCGGGTGGCGCTAAGCTGACTCGTAAGCAAATCGACGGTTACGCAGAGCACGTAGGTATCTACGGCGCGAAAGGTCTAGCTTGGATGAAGGTTAACGACCGTGCTGCTGGCATGGAAGGTATCCAATCTCCAGTTGCTAAGTTCCTAAACGAAGACGTAATTAACGGTCTTCTTGAGCGTACTCAAGCTGAATCTGGCGACATCATTCTATTTGGTGCAGATAAAGCGAACATCGTTGCTGAAGCAATGGGCGCACTTCGTATCAAGCTAGGTGATGACTTAGAGCTAACAGACAAGAAAGCGTGGGCTCCACTTTGGGTTATTGATTTCCCAATGTTCGAAGAAGATGGCGAAGGCAACCTTCACGCAATGCACCACCCATTCACATCACCACTTGGTGTGAGCGCGGAAGAGCTAAAAGCAAACCCAGCAGCAGCTAACTCTGATGCATACGACATGGTAATCAACGGCTACGAAGTAGGCGGCGGTTCTGTACGTATCCACAGCGCAGAAATGCAAACGGCTGTATTCGGTATCCTAGGTATCGAAGCTAAAGAACAGCAAGAGAAGTTCGGTTTCCTACTTGAAGCGCTTAAGTACGGTACGCCACCGCACGCAGGTCTAGCATTCGGTCTTGACCGTTTAGCAATGCTTCTTTGTGGTACAGAGAACATCCGTGACGTTATCGCATTCCCGAAAACAACAGCTGCAGCATGTCTATTAACAGACGCGCCAAGCCTAGCAAACCCAGCATCACTGGAAGAGCTAGCAATCGCTGTTAACTTAGCGAAGAAAGAAGACTAA
- a CDS encoding DUF72 domain-containing protein encodes MDDRVITTETLPLRLGLTMWSHSEWQSQFYGKGTKPAERLEKYTQVFHTVEGNTTFYATPSMSTVHNWKAASHDDFRFTFKLPKFITHQQQLRHCQAELKEFLMTMSPLHDRIGQWTIQLPHSFEPSMLPALQKFCTLFPKDMQLGVEVRHLGFFDKGDAEKRFNQWLVEEGINRIIMDSRPVFSAPPTTEAVIDAHQKKPRVPVHAIATANNPMIRFIGHPDQEPNIEFFKPWFAKIPSWLNEGKEPYLMIHTPDNNHAPELAIAIYKRLQKQVSENTSLLLPDLAQFPAQKGNHQISMF; translated from the coding sequence ATGGATGATCGTGTAATAACAACAGAAACTCTACCTCTAAGACTTGGATTAACCATGTGGTCTCACTCTGAGTGGCAAAGTCAGTTCTATGGCAAGGGAACCAAGCCTGCTGAACGCTTAGAAAAGTACACGCAAGTTTTTCATACCGTCGAGGGCAACACGACCTTTTACGCTACGCCAAGTATGTCTACCGTTCATAATTGGAAAGCCGCCAGTCACGATGATTTCAGGTTCACCTTCAAGTTACCCAAATTCATCACCCACCAGCAACAACTCAGACACTGCCAAGCAGAGCTCAAAGAGTTCTTGATGACTATGTCGCCACTCCACGACCGCATTGGTCAATGGACAATTCAACTGCCACACAGTTTTGAACCCAGCATGCTGCCTGCCCTACAAAAGTTTTGTACGTTATTTCCAAAAGACATGCAGCTTGGCGTTGAAGTTCGACACTTGGGTTTCTTTGATAAGGGTGATGCAGAGAAGCGCTTCAATCAGTGGCTAGTTGAGGAAGGCATCAATCGCATCATTATGGACAGTCGCCCTGTGTTCTCAGCGCCACCAACCACGGAAGCGGTGATCGATGCGCATCAGAAAAAGCCGCGTGTTCCCGTTCATGCGATTGCGACGGCCAATAACCCGATGATTCGATTTATTGGCCACCCAGACCAAGAACCTAATATTGAATTTTTTAAGCCTTGGTTTGCCAAAATTCCAAGCTGGCTTAATGAGGGCAAAGAACCCTATTTAATGATCCACACCCCAGACAATAATCACGCACCTGAACTTGCGATAGCTATTTATAAGCGGTTACAAAAGCAAGTGTCTGAAAATACGTCATTATTATTACCCGATCTCGCTCAGTTTCCGGCACAGAAAGGCAATCATCAAATCTCGATGTTTTGA
- the cmoA gene encoding carboxy-S-adenosyl-L-methionine synthase CmoA yields the protein MSNKDNIFSAPIDKIGDFTFDARVAEVFPDMIQRSVPGYSNIISAIGMLAERFVKPHSNIYDLGCSLGAATLSMRRHIQQEGCTIFAVDNSEAMVERCKLHVNAYRSDTPVEVIEADIREIEIKDASVVVLNFTLQFLSPDDRYALLEKIHAGLRPGGILILSEKFVFEDESSNELLIDLHHDFKRANGYSELEVSQKRSAIENVMRPDSIPVHKQRFEKIGFSSSEVWFQCFNFGSMFAIK from the coding sequence ATGAGCAACAAAGACAATATCTTTTCCGCTCCCATTGATAAAATTGGTGATTTCACCTTTGATGCAAGGGTTGCTGAAGTATTTCCAGATATGATTCAACGCTCGGTGCCTGGCTATAGCAACATCATCTCCGCTATTGGCATGTTGGCTGAACGCTTCGTAAAACCGCACTCAAACATCTACGACTTGGGTTGTTCTCTTGGCGCCGCTACATTGTCGATGCGCCGCCACATCCAGCAAGAAGGCTGTACGATTTTTGCTGTTGATAATTCAGAAGCGATGGTTGAGCGCTGTAAATTGCACGTTAATGCTTACCGCAGCGATACACCTGTCGAAGTGATTGAAGCGGATATTCGTGAAATCGAAATTAAAGACGCCTCTGTTGTGGTGCTGAACTTCACGCTGCAATTTCTGTCTCCGGACGACCGATACGCTCTGCTTGAAAAGATCCATGCTGGATTACGTCCGGGCGGTATTTTGATTCTGTCAGAAAAGTTTGTGTTTGAAGATGAAAGTTCAAATGAACTGCTTATCGATCTGCACCATGATTTCAAGCGTGCAAACGGATACAGCGAGCTTGAAGTCAGCCAAAAACGCAGTGCTATCGAAAATGTGATGCGTCCAGATTCAATTCCAGTTCATAAGCAGCGTTTTGAAAAGATTGGCTTCTCAAGCAGCGAAGTGTGGTTCCAATGCTTCAACTTCGGTTCGATGTTCGCGATTAAATAG
- the cmoB gene encoding tRNA 5-methoxyuridine(34)/uridine 5-oxyacetic acid(34) synthase CmoB: protein MFNFANFYQLIAQDTRLQPWLNVLPQQLTDWQNAEHGDFDRWLRALNKIPQGVPDQVDLKNSVTIGSSTPFQTGELKKLESLLKTFHPWRKGPYTVHDIHIDTEWRSDWKWDRVLPHISPLKNRSVLDVGCGNGYHMWRMLGEGARLTVGIDPSHLFLVQFEAIRKLMGDDQRAHLLPLGIEQLPKLEAYDTVFSMGVLYHRRSPLDHLIQLKDQLVSGGELVLETLVIEGDENAVLVPVDRYAQMRNVYFFPSARALKRWLEQVGFENVRIVDENVTTVGEQRTTEWMTHNSLPDYLDPNDPSKTVEGHPAPRRAILVATKP from the coding sequence ATGTTTAATTTTGCTAACTTTTATCAACTCATTGCCCAAGACACTCGCCTACAGCCGTGGCTCAATGTTCTTCCTCAACAGCTGACGGATTGGCAAAATGCAGAGCACGGTGACTTTGACCGTTGGTTACGTGCACTGAATAAGATCCCGCAAGGCGTGCCTGATCAAGTTGATTTAAAGAACTCTGTGACTATCGGCAGCAGCACACCATTTCAAACGGGTGAACTTAAAAAACTAGAGAGCTTATTAAAGACGTTCCACCCTTGGCGTAAAGGTCCTTATACCGTTCATGATATTCATATCGATACAGAATGGCGCAGCGACTGGAAATGGGATCGTGTACTTCCGCATATCTCACCACTTAAAAACCGCTCTGTACTCGATGTAGGTTGCGGTAATGGCTACCACATGTGGCGTATGCTTGGCGAAGGCGCTCGTCTAACCGTGGGTATCGACCCGTCGCACCTTTTCTTGGTTCAGTTTGAAGCGATCCGTAAGTTAATGGGCGATGACCAACGCGCGCACCTGTTACCTCTAGGTATTGAACAGCTACCAAAACTGGAAGCGTACGACACTGTATTCAGCATGGGTGTGCTTTACCACCGCCGTTCACCACTGGACCATTTGATTCAACTAAAAGACCAATTGGTGTCTGGCGGTGAACTGGTTCTTGAAACCTTGGTTATCGAAGGCGACGAAAACGCGGTACTGGTTCCGGTAGACCGTTACGCGCAAATGAGAAACGTCTACTTCTTCCCTTCAGCTCGCGCACTGAAACGCTGGCTAGAACAAGTTGGTTTTGAAAACGTACGCATCGTTGACGAAAATGTTACGACGGTTGGCGAACAACGCACAACAGAATGGATGACACATAACTCTCTTCCAGATTACTTAGACCCGAATGATCCAAGTAAAACAGTTGAAGGTCACCCAGCGCCGAGACGTGCAATTTTGGTAGCAACAAAGCCATAA